A genomic segment from Luteibacter aegosomatis encodes:
- a CDS encoding DUF47 domain-containing protein yields MFSLQTIFGKGDKFYGLLEASAEAARESARAMHELVTQTDRRPVMAAFAAARAREKALHGQIGEELVNTFVTALDREDIEALNSALYKIPKTIEKFAERYVIVAERLPGIDFGQRAALLERAADVVVSMIGQLRHGLKIDPVKKLRDQLQALESEADRLLLDPYRSLYAEGSDPIRAVLAKDLFELVEKAVDKCRDVGNVVYSIVLKNS; encoded by the coding sequence ATGTTTTCACTTCAGACGATCTTCGGTAAGGGCGACAAGTTCTACGGTCTGCTCGAGGCCAGCGCCGAGGCCGCGCGCGAGAGCGCGCGTGCCATGCACGAACTGGTCACCCAGACCGACCGCCGACCGGTCATGGCGGCTTTCGCGGCCGCGCGGGCCCGGGAGAAGGCGCTGCATGGGCAGATCGGCGAGGAACTGGTCAACACCTTCGTCACCGCGCTCGACCGCGAGGACATCGAGGCGCTGAACTCGGCCCTGTACAAGATTCCCAAGACCATCGAGAAGTTCGCCGAGCGCTACGTGATCGTGGCCGAACGACTGCCGGGTATCGATTTCGGCCAGCGCGCGGCCCTGCTCGAACGCGCCGCCGACGTCGTGGTGTCGATGATCGGCCAGCTGCGCCACGGCCTGAAGATCGACCCGGTGAAAAAGCTGCGCGACCAGCTCCAGGCGCTGGAATCGGAAGCCGACCGCCTGCTGCTCGATCCCTACCGTTCCCTGTACGCCGAGGGCTCCGATCCCATCCGGGCGGTGCTCGCGAAGGATCTCTTCGAGCTGGTGGAGAAGGCGGTCGACAAGTGCCGCGACGTCGGCAACGTCGTCTATTCCATCGTGCTCAAGAACTCCTGA
- a CDS encoding inorganic phosphate transporter, whose translation MSMVLAVVLIALAFTYINGFHDTANSIATVVATKVLTPGQAVLLAAVTNLAGALWGTAVAATIASGLIDTGVVEVGSHLLISALLGATIWNLITWWLGLPSSSSHALVGGLCGAALAASDGNLHAIIWWQGGAHWWLGKGVLPKVIVPMIVSPFLGFVIGFLIMGGLYALLGFFSSRRGFLHRLGRTPFVNSFFGKAQIVSASAMGLSHGMNDAQKSMGIIALALAGATAAGQFDQLPAFLHFLRIPHDPSAAGGFPIPVWVKVVCALTMAAGTAGGGWRIIKTLGHKMVKLHPINGFAAEGSSAAVILTASVLGVPVSTTHNVSASIMGVGAAKRFNAIRWSVVERMVWAWILTLPITAGIGYGLVKLGGLLF comes from the coding sequence ATGAGCATGGTTCTCGCGGTCGTCCTGATCGCCCTCGCTTTCACCTACATCAACGGCTTCCACGACACGGCCAATTCCATTGCCACCGTGGTCGCCACCAAGGTGCTCACGCCCGGCCAGGCGGTGCTGCTGGCGGCGGTCACCAACCTCGCCGGCGCCCTCTGGGGCACGGCCGTGGCCGCCACCATCGCCTCGGGCCTGATCGACACCGGCGTGGTCGAGGTGGGGTCGCACCTGCTGATCAGCGCGCTGCTCGGCGCCACCATCTGGAACCTCATCACCTGGTGGCTGGGCCTGCCGTCCAGCTCCAGCCACGCCCTGGTGGGCGGCCTGTGCGGTGCCGCGCTGGCGGCGTCCGACGGCAACCTGCATGCCATCATCTGGTGGCAGGGTGGCGCCCACTGGTGGCTGGGCAAGGGCGTGTTGCCCAAGGTGATCGTGCCGATGATCGTCTCGCCGTTCCTCGGCTTCGTGATCGGCTTCCTCATCATGGGTGGCCTGTACGCCCTGCTGGGCTTCTTCTCCAGTCGCCGGGGTTTCCTGCATCGCCTGGGCCGCACGCCGTTCGTCAACAGCTTCTTCGGCAAGGCGCAGATCGTGTCCGCCAGCGCGATGGGCCTGTCGCACGGCATGAACGACGCGCAGAAGAGCATGGGCATCATCGCCCTGGCCCTGGCCGGCGCCACGGCGGCGGGGCAGTTCGACCAGCTCCCGGCGTTCCTGCATTTCCTGCGCATCCCGCATGACCCCTCGGCGGCCGGCGGCTTCCCGATCCCGGTCTGGGTCAAGGTGGTCTGCGCGTTGACCATGGCCGCGGGTACGGCCGGCGGCGGCTGGCGGATCATCAAGACGCTCGGCCACAAGATGGTCAAGCTGCATCCGATCAACGGCTTCGCCGCCGAAGGCAGTTCGGCGGCCGTGATCCTCACCGCCTCGGTGCTCGGCGTGCCGGTGTCCACCACGCACAACGTGTCCGCGTCGATCATGGGCGTGGGGGCCGCCAAGCGATTCAATGCGATTCGCTGGTCGGTGGTGGAACGGATGGTGTGGGCGTGGATTCTCACGCTGCCGATCACGGCGGGGATCGGCTATGGGCTGGTCAAGCTGGGTGGCTTGCTGTTCTGA
- a CDS encoding MGMT family protein, with the protein MNDELDDDEARELRAQRILAAVAAIPRGRVASYGAIAARAGYPGRARLIGRVLGDAPNRPDLPWYRVLRADGRIGIPVGTRGFREQCRLLKAEGVTVKDGRVPMSAFGLDHDLDRAIWSWD; encoded by the coding sequence ATGAACGATGAACTCGACGACGACGAGGCCCGCGAGCTGCGTGCCCAACGCATCCTCGCCGCGGTCGCCGCCATCCCACGCGGCCGGGTGGCCAGTTACGGAGCCATCGCCGCGCGCGCCGGGTACCCAGGCCGCGCCCGCCTGATCGGCCGGGTGCTGGGCGATGCGCCCAACCGGCCCGACCTGCCGTGGTATCGCGTGTTGCGCGCGGACGGCCGCATAGGCATCCCCGTCGGCACGCGCGGCTTTCGCGAGCAATGCCGGCTTCTCAAGGCCGAAGGCGTGACGGTGAAGGACGGTCGCGTGCCGATGAGTGCCTTCGGCCTGGATCACGACCTCGACCGCGCCATCTGGAGTTGGGACTAG